A single window of Psychromonas ingrahamii 37 DNA harbors:
- a CDS encoding EAL domain-containing protein encodes MTLESKRKYNFILVTILLFLSYPLLRSIEWHGSTHLHTFMEIIATLLALFVGILSFIHYHTNKSNQLFLLIAVGFFGTAFLDGYHAIVTSLFFAEYFPSIPSSLIPWSWIASRLFLSIFLFWSYIHFRYMHSTTINERHLYTFASLSTLTTFLFFAFVPLSNAYNTEFIFHRMAEWVPGLFFSLALCGYLVKGNWKKDIFEYWLTLSLIVSVISQIVFMSSSEVLFDIEFDAAHLLKKISYILVLIGLLKSIYKLVLYGVIQRAELIKQTYKLKRYQRIAGLGSYLLNFKTGIWTSSEILDELFGIDQSYNHSTEGWTLIVHPDDRIKMDDYLKNEVLAKGKPFDKEYRIVRQTDQSIRWLHGLGKLEFDNDGLPVKMVGTVQDITEQKRASDSLLKLSLAVEQSPNSIVITDLDGKIEYVNNMFIKVTGYSRDEVLGQNPRILKSGKTPQTTFKEMWAHLTRGDIWHGEIINRRKDKSIYIESATITPVKQADGKITNYVAIKEDITEKKKAEAYTENLAYFDQLTGLPNRRMLQAQVKYRLNMAQSNHQPLTVMFLDLDNFKNINDSLGHTVGDQVLIKIAKRIKKAIREVDTVSRLGGDEFIMLFPNTDANAAMHIATTLIQEISKASVVEHNELTITPSIGIAIYPNDGNDFKTLLKNAETAMYRVKNDSRNGFHFVTPEMQLSASRNLQLENALRHALKRNELQLYYQPQISTSNGQIIGAEALLRWHHPELGMISPAEFIPIAESSGQIIEIGEWVLRTAIRQTKNWMDDGFTPMIIAVNLSVVQFRQKNLLTLITDILAEVQLPNEYLELELTEAVTMHDPESVINVMNTFHEQGIRMSIDDFGTGYSSLSYLKKFKVYKLKIDQSFIRDISNDPDDRAIVSAIIDMASNLGLQTIAEGVETAEQLAFLRLHGCHEVQGYYFSKPLPSVEFEQFRHNHDLTSPPLNQQADFEGDY; translated from the coding sequence ATGACTCTAGAGAGTAAAAGAAAATATAACTTTATTCTTGTAACCATACTTCTGTTCTTGTCCTACCCCCTACTCAGATCGATAGAGTGGCATGGAAGCACTCATCTTCATACTTTCATGGAAATAATTGCTACGTTATTAGCACTGTTTGTTGGAATATTATCCTTTATTCACTACCACACAAACAAAAGTAATCAATTATTTTTATTAATAGCGGTTGGTTTCTTTGGAACCGCTTTTTTAGATGGCTATCACGCAATAGTCACCTCCCTCTTTTTTGCTGAATATTTTCCCAGTATACCTTCGTCCCTTATTCCCTGGAGCTGGATAGCGTCCAGGCTGTTTTTATCAATATTTCTCTTTTGGAGTTATATCCATTTTAGATATATGCACAGCACTACTATAAATGAAAGGCACCTTTATACTTTTGCTTCCCTCAGTACCCTCACAACATTCCTGTTTTTTGCATTTGTCCCGCTTTCTAATGCGTATAATACGGAATTTATATTTCACAGGATGGCGGAATGGGTACCAGGATTGTTTTTCTCATTAGCGCTCTGCGGCTATCTTGTTAAAGGAAACTGGAAAAAGGATATTTTTGAATATTGGCTTACGCTTTCATTAATTGTCAGCGTGATATCACAGATTGTTTTCATGTCTTCTTCAGAGGTCTTGTTTGATATTGAATTCGACGCTGCGCACTTATTGAAAAAAATCAGTTATATATTGGTGCTAATAGGACTGTTAAAAAGTATATATAAACTGGTTCTATATGGGGTAATACAGCGGGCAGAGTTGATCAAACAAACATATAAACTCAAAAGGTATCAAAGAATTGCGGGATTAGGAAGTTATCTTCTTAATTTTAAAACAGGAATATGGACAAGTTCAGAGATACTGGATGAGTTATTCGGAATAGATCAATCTTATAATCATTCAACAGAAGGATGGACTCTTATCGTTCACCCTGATGATCGTATCAAAATGGATGACTATTTGAAAAATGAAGTGCTTGCCAAGGGTAAACCCTTCGACAAAGAATATCGTATTGTACGTCAGACTGACCAATCTATACGCTGGCTTCATGGTCTAGGAAAACTTGAATTTGATAACGATGGGTTACCTGTAAAAATGGTCGGCACTGTTCAAGATATCACGGAACAAAAACGTGCTTCTGATTCGCTGCTCAAACTCTCATTAGCTGTTGAACAAAGCCCAAATTCTATTGTTATTACCGATCTTGATGGCAAGATTGAATATGTTAATAATATGTTTATAAAGGTAACCGGATACAGTCGGGATGAAGTACTTGGTCAAAACCCTCGTATATTGAAATCAGGTAAAACACCGCAAACAACCTTTAAAGAGATGTGGGCCCATTTGACACGCGGTGACATATGGCATGGTGAAATTATAAATCGCCGCAAAGACAAAAGTATCTATATCGAATCGGCTACCATCACGCCCGTAAAACAAGCTGATGGCAAAATAACCAACTATGTGGCTATCAAAGAAGACATTACTGAAAAAAAGAAGGCTGAAGCCTATACTGAAAACCTCGCTTATTTCGATCAGCTCACGGGATTACCAAACCGTCGTATGCTGCAAGCTCAGGTTAAATACCGGCTTAATATGGCACAAAGCAATCATCAACCTTTAACGGTGATGTTCCTGGATCTCGATAATTTCAAAAATATCAACGATTCTTTAGGACATACTGTTGGCGATCAAGTATTAATAAAGATCGCAAAACGAATCAAGAAAGCAATTCGGGAAGTAGATACCGTGTCGCGTTTGGGAGGTGACGAATTTATTATGCTTTTCCCTAATACCGATGCGAATGCGGCAATGCATATTGCCACAACTCTGATTCAAGAAATTTCCAAAGCTTCTGTCGTTGAACACAATGAGCTGACTATAACGCCTTCAATCGGGATTGCTATCTATCCAAATGACGGTAACGATTTCAAAACACTGCTAAAAAATGCCGAGACTGCTATGTACAGGGTCAAGAATGACAGTCGCAACGGTTTTCATTTCGTTACACCGGAGATGCAGTTAAGTGCATCCCGTAACCTGCAATTGGAAAATGCACTGCGCCATGCACTAAAACGTAATGAACTGCAACTATATTATCAGCCACAAATTTCAACATCTAACGGACAAATTATAGGGGCTGAAGCCTTATTAAGATGGCATCATCCAGAACTTGGAATGATCTCTCCTGCTGAATTTATCCCAATAGCAGAAAGTAGCGGTCAAATTATTGAGATTGGGGAATGGGTTCTTCGCACCGCGATAAGGCAAACAAAAAACTGGATGGACGACGGATTTACTCCCATGATAATCGCAGTAAATTTATCTGTAGTGCAGTTTAGACAGAAAAACTTACTGACTCTGATCACCGACATTCTGGCCGAAGTACAATTGCCAAACGAATATCTGGAATTGGAACTGACCGAAGCGGTTACGATGCATGATCCGGAGTCTGTGATTAATGTTATGAATACGTTTCACGAGCAGGGAATCCGCATGTCCATCGATGATTTTGGTACAGGATATTCTTCTCTAAGCTATCTGAAAAAGTTCAAAGTATACAAACTGAAGATAGATCAATCCTTTATACGTGATATTTCAAATGATCCTGACGACCGCGCTATTGTCAGTGCCATCATAGATATGGCAAGCAACCTAGGATTACAAACTATTGCAGAAGGCGTCGAAACTGCCGAACAGTTAGCCTTCTTGCGGCTACATGGATGTCATGAGGTACAAGGATACTATTTCAGCAAACCGCTTCCTTCTGTGGAGTTTGAACAGTTCCGACATAATCATGATTTGACTTCCCCTCCGCTAAATCAGCAAGCTGACTTTGAAGGAGATTATTAG
- a CDS encoding helix-turn-helix domain-containing protein produces the protein MLTKTCGCVRFVYDRILKICSDAYYKDSTSINYSVLSKILANLRKDPKFVWLKEVASLSPQ, from the coding sequence TTGCTAACAAAAACATGTGGCTGTGTACGCTTTGTTTATGACCGAATTTTGAAAATTTGCAGCGATGCTTACTATAAAGATAGTACGAGCATTAACTATTCAGTTTTGAGTAAAATACTGGCGAACCTTAGAAAAGATCCTAAGTTCGTCTGGTTGAAAGAAGTCGCATCTTTATCACCACAGTAA